tgagaaatattctAGTAATACGgcaataaaatccatttttgTAGAGTaactactataaatattttgaatgtaactTCGTCTATGTTTAGGTACTGAATTGAACTTTTAACTATATGGTTGTATTTTGggatacgatttttttataaagtgtttTTTCAACTGCAGATTAACATCAGTATAGTAAATTGTTCATGACTGTTTTTTTACTGGGAAAGCTAAGTACCCACTTCACCAGATGTTATGCGGAGAAGGGTCTAGATAGATTCCACTGATGAGAGGTTGTTTCTCGctagtcgtcacaattatggcggcctgtttaAAAATGTGTATACACAGATCATCTCGAAACGGAATGTATTCACGTTGTTAAACCTTGTGTACTGTAGTCGCTATCGGACcggaaaatatttgatgttttgtCTAAGATTAAGAAAATCTCGAATGAGACTGTACATGGGTCAACAAGATATTATGTCGTAGCGAAGAAAGTCAAATAACATCGTTTACAAGGCCATAAACGGGCCAgtatataatcaataaaaaacaacgtAAACCTTGATGGCACCGTATTTCGTCTTAGCCGGTTATCTTTGTCTCCAAGGCGTCTCGTAATCTTCGAATAAAAATGGTTGCAATGACAAATTCGCCTTTGACACGTGACTTGGCTGTTACGGGACCCTTTTTAATAGGATCAACGTGGAGCTCTCATAAATAATGTGTTACTTATTGTGCCCACACGTATATGGAATGTTTGTAGCCCGCAGATAGCATTGGAATggttttcaaaatgtttactGAGGATAAAGCATAGgcttctatataaaaaaaaacatcttcaTAATCTTACGCATCTATAATAATCTGTGTATAGTATATACCTAGTTATAGTAAAATACTGTGTGAAgtcatgaaaaaataaaacaagaccATCAATTAAATAGCAATATAATTGCAACATGATACAAAATAACGCAAAAGCAAATTAATTCTAAAGATACCGCCTGTTTGTTAGTTTTCTTTGCATTAAGGGATTCAAAGTGCAAGACTGGTATCACTGGACGCTGCAGACGTCCTCAGTAATCTTCACAGACGTGCAAGTTTCCCGACCATTGCCTTTTCTGCCAACTACGTTTCGAATTGAAAATACTTTAAAGGCAGACGTGCAGGCCTGTTTAATTCTTTGAATTTATCGTGGAAAAGATTTAACAAGTTAACGGGTTGCCTGATAGTAGGCATTGTCATTTAAAACCTGacgtgtaataataaaaatacaataataataacttttacgagccctgtgttatatacagCCCAATGCTGAGTGCAGACCTCTTCCAGTACTGAGGGAAATCTAGTGTAAAAGAGTATAAATATGGATAATTGGTAGGAACAAGGTACTGAGGGAAGGGATGATATTTTTCAACCTCTGGCGATAGTAAATAGGTATAGCGAAATATTACTACGAAAAAAATGGGTGAAAGCGGATTGCGCAATGTAGACATTTCATAGGGACAAGGGCGTGCGAATGCGGAGTTTATATTTGAACGTTCGGCCATTTTTCTGACCATTTTCTTGTGGAACTGGAAACTAAGTTCAAAACGAGCTTGTTTTACTCtttttagtttgttataatacgttacttttattttatttggataccATTTAAGTTTCGATGGAAAAGTAACAAATAGGGTATAGTCGATATATTTCTAGGCCTATATTATCAATGTAACGCAGTTTCGCTCTGAAGCGCGATATCAGTTAAGATACGGCcgaattaaaatcaaaatcttaagATTgccgctatttaataaacagatatcaacaacatctctaatcatatcttaagtcacagcatgTGACGGTTTTTGAGAGCTGGGTTATGTTTACTAAACTAAGTCGACTCAGATCAGAACAAGGTTTTAAACGACAACTTAAGCTTTGTCTATTAAAcggttcaatacattaaatcacTACTTTTCTAGTCATTTGTACTGACAAATCACAGTGAATAAGCTAATCACTGGATTAGCTTATTCAATGTGATTTGTTTAGCGCTCaaattatttgacatatttaaaggcactataaatttaaatattgattaataacgCATATTAAGAGGGTGGATATATACAACAATAGAtaacagtaattattaattattttcgcaGGGAACACGAAGCTTATGCAACATCGAATATAAAACATGCATGCTTGTTTGTAACAACGTAACACGTAAGCGGCTTACGAAGTTAgaaaatcagtttaaaattaattcagacTTTATCCCGCACTTCAATAGTTCGAAACTTGTGTAAACTCTGTTCGTATTACTCGTATTGGTTTTGATCAGTGGTTTGTTTTGTAGATAGTGTTGGACTTAGTGATTCTTTCAGCGTAAGAGATCAATTGCAGTCTTAGATTTTTACTTATTTCGCTGTCTTGAAATTCATTTGTATTACAATTGTAATACGTATTAGTCTGTTCTTAAAACCAAatgaaattatcataatgattatGTGAAAATTAAAGATTAGTCGCAATAGCTTAGTTGTAGAGGAACGGATtgcagagacgaatgtctgcagattTAGAACAAAGGGCACGCATCTCTGTCGTATCTTAATTTATGTgaatattctttatgaattactaCTTGCGTTAACGCTGAAGGTAAACATCGTGtggaaatctacatacctgagaagttttttataagaattttgaaggtgtgtgaagtctaccaagccgCAAGCCCAATCTCTATCAGTACTACAAGAGGCCCACGTGCATTGCAGTGGGACTAATTAGAACAGTATGTATTCTTAAAAAACACTACCTATTTCTTTTTAAGAACCAAATACCAAAGGTTATAACATAAGTATTACAAActtcttattaaattaatattacagttTCACAATGAAtacttttgaaatataaatattcctttATGAACAGTACTTAAGTTAACGTAACTTGTTGAGAAGGACTTATGTACGACATAGGATACCGCAATATTGCATTGTGATATTACGAAATTCATATGAAATTTTTCTGAGGAGTTGGTAACACTGGTTTATGAATTTGCCACGTTATATtgctatatattattaactctGTAAATTTGTCGACGAACTTATAAGGAGAAAATATATGAAGTTTAATACTTGATTTGGGGTATGTACATATATGTTGGGTACTAAGGAAAATTTTggtaagtacattttattttattaaacgtgAGAGATATTGTTCTTGATCCTATTCTATACTTATTAAAGATTCTggataaagtttaatttattaatttagtctGAATGTTTTGAGTTATTTCATGCTCTAGTGTTGACTTAAGTGGAGGTAAAACGATGGCACTcgaatttaaatctaaatattaaaacagaaaAAGAAATTGACAGTATCTTTGAACATAAATTGGCTGGAGTTGCAATGGAATCCAACCCTACAACATAATATTGAGCTCCTAGAATTCTTTggtttaatattcatttaattctaaaaaatgtattacaatgcgttttatttacaaataccgTTGGAGATAATGTTATACCGCGTAAGCATCAAAAACTTTAGTATAAGTCTCAATTTGCCTTTATTCGTCGCTTACGCGGTCGTGGGTAATGCTCTATCTTCAACGATATACCATGTCGCGTGACGCGCCCCACCAATGTCTGAGGGGGGAGGTGTTCGCGGGGTAAGGGAACATTGATCCAAGCGGCAGTTGCGAGCCGTCAGCGGTTCAATGCACACATGTAGTGGAATCCACGTTCAAATCTATAGATTCGGCACGAAAGTTGCTCTACTTAATGTTTTGATAgtttttactgtattttttaaaatgtccaGAAAAACACAGCGTGTTGTACTTAAAAGCCAGGTATGTTATATTGTGATTTTAAATTGTCTAAAATAGGTAGTAATTAAAGCATATCAAAACTTATTATTAGTCGCTTTTATGTCGAAAACCATTTCATAGCTATAGCTTTATACGGACTTCACTTACGCATAATATGAACACTATAATGCTTACACTGTTGCCGTTATCCGCCTTATCTTTACATTTTCACCACCTCATACCGCTTTATACCATATACTGACATAATAAAGTAAATGgcttatatacatttatacgcTTAACGCTAATttgattttttctgttttagGCAAGAGAAATGATTTCAAAAGTGTATGATTTCATGAAAAAAGAAGCGACTAGTAATTACGCAGAAAAACTCACTGACGCACGTTGGAGAACTGCACAGGCTGTTGGCGTATCTGAAAGCACTGTGACTAGAGTTTTAAGGGAAAGAAGGATATATGAAATGAAGCATAATATAAAACCTGCTACGGAATCGAATACAGCCGTGGTAAAAGATGAATCAGGTGCCACGGCAAGTACAAATGATGAAAAAGACCCGCTTGCGGATGAAGATACTGATTCCGAAATTGAAGCGAGTACATCACATGCTACTGCTAACCAGAGCACACGTGCTGCAATGTTTACATCGCCTATGGAGAAGAGAAAGGTAAAACCAAGGAAATTTAATTTAGACGAATCTAATTTTGATGCGATTagaaaaattattcaaaactacTATAAAGAACATCATGAATATCCAAAATTGTCTgagctaaaaaatattttaaaagagcGTATACAACTTGATGCATCTGTTTCAACCCTGAGAAGATTGTTACAAACACTTGGTTATTATAGATGGAGAAAAACTGTGGCTAGCAAAAAGGTGCAAACACAAAAACAAGAATGTTaagattaaaatgtttaaaacaaaaattgaatCTACATGGCAGTGTATTAACTATTAAGTAGATCTTCGATTTTTTTCTACGTgccgatatttatttttcaacgaGACA
This genomic stretch from Manduca sexta isolate Smith_Timp_Sample1 chromosome 8, JHU_Msex_v1.0, whole genome shotgun sequence harbors:
- the LOC115446751 gene encoding uncharacterized protein LOC115446751: MHTCSGIHVQIYRFGTKVALLNVLIVFTVFFKMSRKTQRVVLKSQAREMISKVYDFMKKEATSNYAEKLTDARWRTAQAVGVSESTVTRVLRERRIYEMKHNIKPATESNTAVVKDESGATASTNDEKDPLADEDTDSEIEASTSHATANQSTRAAMFTSPMEKRKVKPRKFNLDESNFDAIRKIIQNYYKEHHEYPKLSELKNILKERIQLDASVSTLRRLLQTLGYYRWRKTVASKKVQTQKQEC